One window of SAR324 cluster bacterium genomic DNA carries:
- a CDS encoding ABC transporter permease: MIQRILPVLKKNIIQQWRDLPVLLLTLLTTPLFVLVYWLMFGHAVFTYHIQYTLEHKDGQSSSSIPDTLLNKLQTASTTWNTASFEINQAVNQQVMESQIRQGNITLGIVFPENMFNSSSQNKISEPVLLLGDVSDPVFHMVSAGIQQMLTGFLLEQALGTSMNLVQIQPIMGVSLRSSFEMYVPGLLVFSVIMLIFSAAMTLMRERERGLLERLRLTRVSMIELALGMSIVQLGLGTLSSAMAFITAYILGFESTGSLLSAWFFVIPALLSSIGLGIIAASFSRNMLECFLVSSVLMFVLMLFSGLVFPVPDMVLFKLQSHDILLVDFLPTTHLRQALHKILNLGMPLESLYPEMIGLLLLSIFLFGAGILIFKKHSQEFHG; the protein is encoded by the coding sequence ATGATCCAAAGAATCCTTCCTGTTTTGAAAAAAAATATCATTCAGCAATGGCGAGATTTGCCTGTTCTGCTGCTGACATTGTTGACTACGCCTTTGTTTGTTTTGGTTTACTGGCTCATGTTTGGTCATGCGGTGTTCACATATCACATTCAATACACCCTTGAGCACAAGGATGGACAGTCATCCTCATCCATTCCAGACACACTGCTCAACAAACTGCAAACGGCGTCAACAACCTGGAACACGGCTTCATTTGAAATTAATCAGGCAGTGAATCAGCAAGTGATGGAATCACAAATCCGTCAGGGAAACATCACCTTGGGCATCGTGTTTCCTGAAAATATGTTCAATTCTTCTTCTCAAAACAAAATTTCTGAGCCAGTGTTGCTGTTGGGGGATGTGTCAGATCCAGTATTTCATATGGTTTCAGCAGGGATTCAGCAGATGTTGACCGGATTTTTGCTGGAGCAGGCATTGGGGACATCCATGAATCTGGTTCAAATTCAACCGATCATGGGTGTCTCTCTTCGGTCTTCCTTTGAAATGTATGTCCCGGGATTACTGGTCTTTTCTGTGATCATGCTGATTTTTTCCGCCGCAATGACGCTCATGCGTGAACGGGAACGAGGCTTGCTGGAACGGTTGAGATTGACCCGTGTCAGCATGATTGAACTGGCCCTGGGCATGAGCATTGTCCAGCTAGGGTTGGGAACGCTGTCATCAGCAATGGCCTTTATCACCGCATATATTTTGGGTTTTGAAAGCACAGGATCCCTGTTGAGCGCATGGTTTTTCGTCATTCCCGCACTGCTTTCCAGCATCGGACTGGGAATCATCGCAGCCAGTTTTTCAAGAAACATGCTGGAATGTTTTCTGGTATCCAGTGTTCTGATGTTTGTGCTGATGCTGTTTTCAGGACTGGTCTTTCCTGTTCCGGATATGGTTTTGTTTAAACTGCAATCACATGATATATTGCTGGTTGATTTTCTGCCGACCACGCATCTGCGTCAGGCGCTTCATAAAATTCTCAATCTGGGAATGCCGCTGGAGTCGCTGTATCCTGAAATGATCGGGTTGCTATTATTGTCCATATTTCTGTTTGGTGCGGGAATACTGATCTTTAAAAAACACTCACAGGAGTTTCACGGATGA
- a CDS encoding ABC transporter ATP-binding protein produces MLEIRNLTKHYGKTLAVNQVSLQVRPGEIMVLLGPNGSGKSSLMKIISGLLKSDSGRIEWNSEPLTPHWIKQNGKIGYCPQFLQIWEDLTPLEQLVFMGLMYGGENEQVKTQSVKILEQLGLTPQTHQLTRILSGGMKQRVNIGLALIHEPALILLDEPTNGLDPHSLILIRELLRTRSRQQRQTMMIATHDMDEADKLADRIAILHLGKIIACDEPHALKQRVDPSGNISMEDVFIALTGKVS; encoded by the coding sequence GTGCTGGAAATCAGAAACCTGACAAAACATTATGGAAAAACACTTGCGGTGAATCAGGTTTCCTTACAGGTTCGCCCCGGTGAAATCATGGTGTTGCTGGGACCAAATGGTTCTGGAAAATCATCCCTCATGAAAATCATCAGTGGATTGCTCAAATCGGATTCCGGCCGCATTGAATGGAACAGTGAACCTCTCACGCCGCATTGGATCAAACAAAATGGCAAAATTGGTTACTGTCCCCAGTTTCTGCAAATATGGGAAGACCTGACGCCCCTGGAACAACTCGTGTTCATGGGCTTGATGTATGGCGGGGAAAACGAACAGGTGAAAACCCAAAGCGTGAAGATTCTGGAACAACTCGGTCTGACTCCGCAAACCCATCAACTCACTCGAATTCTTTCGGGTGGCATGAAACAACGGGTCAATATTGGACTCGCCTTGATCCATGAACCAGCATTGATTCTGCTGGATGAACCCACCAACGGTCTTGATCCCCATAGTCTGATCCTCATCAGGGAATTGCTCAGAACGCGCTCCCGACAACAGCGGCAAACCATGATGATCGCCACTCACGACATGGATGAAGCGGATAAGCTCGCTGACCGGATTGCTATTCTACATCTTGGGAAAATCATTGCTTGTGATGAACCCCATGCATTGAAACAAAGGGTAGATCCCTCAGGCAATATTTCCATGGAAGATGTATTTATAGCGTTGACCGGAAAGGTGTCATGA